The proteins below come from a single Cannabis sativa cultivar Pink pepper isolate KNU-18-1 chromosome 3, ASM2916894v1, whole genome shotgun sequence genomic window:
- the LOC115708959 gene encoding transcription factor MYB1, which yields MPRNNINMVTVLVTDQREGGSSGGRAVRKGAWTREEDDLLRDCVDKYGEGKWHLVPLRAGLNRCRKSCRLRWLNYLKPDIKRGEFTADEVDLILRLHKLLGNRWSLIAGRIPGRTANDVKNYWNTHLGKKVMMSYDKLNQKHYLRNKDDHHKFIPKSNIIKPRPRTFRNQLPLTNTTTVSKNNISSAPVPHVVACTLSQHGPVLEMNNKNWGWESLLDMIDSEDQQFLSSGFDEEFNNVAHTSEFEPVSHRPSESKIKDISTTTTTNNSSIFVIDGYQNCSTDFTMDMDLWDLGITATSVPDREMHEQP from the exons atGCCGCGGAACAATATTAATATGGTGACAGTATTAGTAACGGACCAAAGGGAGGGCGGTTCCTCTGGTGGGAGAGCGGTCAGGAAAGGCGCATGGACCAGAGAAGAAGATGATCTTCTTAGAGATTGCGTAGACAAGTATGGTGAAGGCAAATGGCATCTTGTTCCACTTAGAGCTG GCTTGAATAGATGTAGGAAGAGTTGTAGACTGAGGTGGTTGAATTATTTGAAGCCCGATATCAAACGAGGAGAATTTACAGCCGATGAAGTTGATCTTATTCTTAGACTTCATAAGCTTTTAGGCAACAG ATGGTCCCTAATCGCAGGCAGAATACCAGGAAGGACAGCCAATGATGTGAAAAATTATTGGAACACACACTTGGGAAAGAAGGTAATGATGTCCTACGATAAACTAAATCAAAAACACTACCTCAGAAACAAAGATGATCATCACAAGTTTATCCCTAAATCCAACATCATAAAACCTCGTCCTCGGACCTTCAGAAACCAATTACCCTTGACGAATACTACCACTGTTTCAAAAAACAATATTAGCTCTGCACCAGTACCACATGTAGTAGCCTGTACACTTAGCCAGCATGGGCCTGTTTTAGAAATGAATAATAAGAACTGGGGCTGGGAGAGCTTATTAGACATGATCGACAGCGAGGATCAACAATTTTTGAGCTCTGGTTTTGATGAAGAATTTAATAATGTTGCCCATACCTCTGAATTTGAACCTGTTTCTCATCGACCTtcagaatcaaaaatcaaagACATtagtactactactactactaataaCAGTAGTATTTTTGTCATTGATGGCTATCAAAATTGCTCAACTGACTTTACCATGGACATGGACCTATGGGATCTCGGAATCACTGCCACATCAGTACCAGACAGGGAAATGCATGAGCAACCTTAA